One window of the Archaeoglobus sulfaticallidus PM70-1 genome contains the following:
- a CDS encoding ATP-binding protein: protein MAITPMEVYKLLPKTNCKKCGEATCMSFAFKVINRERKLEDCTPLFEEKKYAPQLEELKKMLKGIEEATETGLIVDEELCSGCANCVVVCPVHASDDPYGMGSGYGPTIDDPILRIEDGVVKVINMKKCRRYGKNRILCVACRENCPSDAIRFVEG from the coding sequence ATGGCGATTACCCCGATGGAGGTTTATAAACTCTTACCAAAAACCAACTGCAAGAAGTGCGGGGAAGCAACATGCATGAGCTTTGCATTCAAGGTAATAAACAGGGAGAGAAAGCTTGAAGACTGCACACCTCTTTTTGAAGAGAAAAAATACGCTCCACAGCTTGAGGAGCTTAAAAAGATGCTGAAAGGGATTGAGGAGGCTACTGAGACCGGACTGATAGTCGATGAAGAGTTATGCTCGGGATGTGCTAACTGTGTGGTTGTGTGTCCCGTTCACGCTTCGGATGACCCTTATGGCATGGGATCGGGCTATGGGCCAACGATAGATGATCCGATACTTCGCATAGAGGATGGTGTTGTTAAGGTTATAAATATGAAGAAGTGCAGGAGATATGGTAAAAACAGAATACTGTGTGTTGCCTGCAGGGAGAACTGTCCGAGCGATGCGATAAGATTTGTGGAGGGTTAG